The segment taaaggaactacagcacggtcacatgacttcacgtcaccaccgctaagctaaaggcggctaatgttgggctataaagaactacagcacggtcacatgacttcacgtcaccaccactaagctaaaggtggctaatgttgggctataaaggaactacagcacggtcacatgacttcacgtcaccaccgctaagctaaaggtggctaatgttgggctataaaggaactacagcacggtcacatgacttcacgtcaccaccgctaagctaaaggtggctaatgttgggctataaaggaactacagcacggtcacatgacttcacgtcaccaccgctaagctaaaggaggctaatgttgggctataaaggaactacagcacggtcacatgacttcacctcaccaccgctaagctaaaggtggctaatgttgggctataaaggaactacagcacggtcacatgacttcacgtcaccaccgctaagctaaaggtggctaatgttgggctataaaggaactacagcacggtcacatgacttcacgtcaccaccgctaagctaaaggtggctaatgttgggctataaaggaactacagcacggtcacatgacttcacgtcaccaccgctaagctaaaggtggctaatgttgggctataaaggaactacagcacggtcacatgacttcacgtcaccaccgctaagctaaaggtggctaatgttgggctataaaggaactacagcacggtcacatgacttcacgtctccaccgctaagctaaaggtggctaatgttgggctatagaggaactacagcacggtcacatgacttcacgtcaccaccgctaagctaaaggaggctaatgttgggctatagaggaactacagcacggtcacatgacttcacgtcaccaccgctaagctaaaggaggctaatgttgggctatagaggaactacagcacggtcacatgacttcacgtcaccaccgctaagctaaaggaggctaatgttgggctataaaggaactacagcacggtcacatgacttcacgtctccaccgctaagctaaaggaggctaatgttgggctataaaggaactacagcacggtcacatgacttcacgtcaccaccgctaagctaaaggaggctaatgttgggctataaaggaactacagcacggtcacatgacttcacgtcaccaccgctaagctaaaggtggctaatgttgggctatagaggaactacagcacggtcacatgacttcacgtcaccaccgctaagctaaaggaggctaatgttgggctatgaaggagctacagcacggtcacatgacttcacgtcaccaccgctaagctaaaggaggctaatgttgggctataaaggaactacagcacggtcacatgacttcacgtcaccaccgctaagctaaaggaggctaatgttgggctataaaggaactacagcacggtcacatgacttcacgtcaccaccgctaagctaaaggtggctaatgttgggctatagaggaactacagcacggtcacatgacttcacgtcaccaccgctaagctaaaggaggctaatgttgggctatgaaggagctacagcacggtcacatgacttcacgtcaccaccgctaagctaaaggaggctaatgttgggctatcaaggaactacagcacggtcacatgacttcacgtctccaccgctaagctaaaggtggctaatgttgggctataaaggaactacagcacggtcacatgacttcacgtcaccaccgctaagctaaaggaggctaatgttgggctataaaggaactacagcacggtcacatgacttcacgtcaccaccgctaagctaaaggaggctaatgttgggctataaaggaactacagcacggtcacatgacttcacgtcaccaccgctaagctaaaggaggctaatgttgggctatagaggaactacagcacggtcacatgacttcacgtcaccaccgctaagctaaaggaggctaatgctggGCGTCTCATTTAGACTCTTGTTAGCaacctctgtttttaaatccaccagtggggtatttactgacgtattttcTGTCATAGAACAAAACGTTTAAATCTCTTCAGCTCGTGTTAACCCCAGACCTTAATTCAAGATAACagccaaaaacacattcagaaaaccattgaaatccagaccaggggacaggaagtgaggaaCGATGAGATCATGCCAGGGTTTATATATGCACCTCTctatggccctttctcatttctctaactcccctcctcgactcctatcctcgatacttagtcccgcccacaggagatgctagcggaggagccgaggaggggaaccgaggagagaggaggggagccgaggagagaggaggggaagcgaggagagaggaggggaagcgaggagagaggaggggagccgaggagagaggaggggaagcgaggagagaggaggggagccgaggggaagcagcaggtggTTAGAGGaaggagaactcctctcctctgagcggtcattttaaagagacgtccattaatgatgacaggaggcagcagcctctgtctgacggacagatgtgttcaagaccacttctatatttactttgattcattcaccgtgcggtataatgagacaataatggctacagatgcggacacacacacacacacacacacacacatatatatatgtgtatatttatataaatatatacaatttcagaatcaaacagagcactctcatcataacgtaacactatcagagactggatatatccccccccccccccccctctctggtcgctgcaatgaggaaaataaattacgggccaaaagttgtatttccaagtattacaagtaagcagaggacagcAAACcacctgagacctgtctgtctgctgcatctacgcacacactgtaccacacacacctacacactgtaccacacacacacacacctacacactgtaccacacacacacacacacacacacctacacactgtaccacacacacaccctacaccacacacacacctacaccacacacacacacgcacatacagctcctaaatcaggctacagccgtggtgtattttattgtgaagcactgaatggttttagaaacatctggtttgtagatatctactaaactaaataaAGAGAGTCGGTCTGTTCTACTGAGCGATATGTATTATACactctgctctgctttctgcacctcacagctgttctctgtggaaacatcgcgtcgcgatgaaagcagtttctaaaataatatccaggggacgcatgcagagctgtgattggctgagataagtccgggcgtgcgtcacgactctttgaaacatctgttcccggaaatgcatccgcgaaggagccgaggaggaccgcggaggacccatcagtgtatcctcggttagagctcctccagagagcctcctctctcctctctcctctctcctctctcctctctcctcggttagagctcctccagagagcctcctctctcctctctcctctctcctcggttagagctcctccagagagcctcctctctcctctctcctctctcctctctcctcggttatagctcctccagagagcctcctctctcctctctcctctctcctcggttagagctcctccagagagcctcctctctcctcggtcctcgacgtgcatttagagaaatgagacgtccttcaaaatggcgcgctaaaattcatttccgggtcactcccggaggaccgaggagtcgaggagggggatttgatgaaatgagaaagggccgaTGTGTAGTGGTGATGTTATAGTTGtgttaatgttgttgttgttgttgttgttgttgttgttgttgttgttgttgttgttgttacctGCTGGCTCCGTAGTTGCCCCTCCCCCATCTGTCAGACGTCCTCCGGCTGTTTGCAGAGTTTCCATTGCAGAGCTGACCGAACTTCAcgccgtcacacacacacaacacagctgcacacacacacacacacacacacacacacacacacacacacacacacacacacacacacacattacgttAAACCATAAACCTTTACTAGCTACCATGTGGGGACCTTAAGTTGGTCCCCACAAAGTCCCTAAACCAGAACACCCATTTCTGAGTTTTGTACTTTTGTgatgttttaaatatttgttgtgtTTCTCTTTTGATGGAACAATCTCAACGGCTAAAAAGAAGTTGTATTTTttgtataaaatatttttagaaTGAATCGGAAGTTTCTCACCCAATAAAATGAAGACGCGTCTCATCTTTGAATCCAGAGTTTGATCCAGATAcagtctcttcttcttcttcttcttcttcttcttcttcttcttcttcttcttcttcttcttcttcttcttcttcttctcctcttcctcttcttcttcttcttcttcttcttcttcttcttcttcttctcctcttcttcttcttcttcttcttcttcttcttcttcttcttcttcttcttcttcttcttcttcttctcctcttcttcttcttcttcttcttcttcttctcctctcgaCTTTTATACAGCTCGTCGTTCTCTTCCCGCACCGGGGGAATGTCCACATCGGGAACTTTCTGCTATTTCCCAACATCAGTTTCCCCTCAGCAAACAGAAGCAGTTTCCACACGTTGTTACATCACTCTGGAAACACTTTATTTCGAAAGTTtgtactattttttaaatcctttttCACAATGTTTCAAGTAGGCTTTTTAGTCGAGGGAACGAGCCGCTTCCTTCAGGGTAACTACGTCCTCCCATGTGTTTCAGACAAAAAGCTAAATAAACCTCTTTAAAATGTGTTACCTTTCAAAAATGAAGACTGCTTTACAATcttgtttattttaattttattttgtacaagaCTACAAAAACACAGAAAATTACTTTTTATTTGTTCGGGAAATATTTCTATACAAACATTCACAAATAAAACCAAAAGGTACTTTTTCGTCTGCAGTGATTTTGTACACTGAGAACTCAAACAGATTATAATAAATCTGTAGTAAAATGAACACAAAACTAATTTAAATATGGACGAATCTACGGAACAGAAATACATTTAATCGTacaatatttaaatattttttgtaATGAACAAATCATTCCTGTAGACGTGGATGCAATATCTACGAAGGCCTCGTAATGCAAACGAGACCGTCGTAAAACCTTCACTTTCCTTGATTAAAATGGTAAATCTACCACAAAATGATCTGTgattattaaaatataattattaaAAAGCAGAATTGTAAGggatttttctttcaaaataaaaaatacggCTTTAATTGTTCAAACTCTGAAATTCTGTTTTTTCCCTTGTTATACATATTGTTGAAGATTTCCTAAAATGTAAAgtatttataaataaagttcTTCCTCTTTGGTCAGTTCTTGTTTTTCCTGTGATGTTTGTCAGTCCTGTTTTCAGTTGATAGTCAGCCCCTCACTAACCGGCATGTGGATATGAACTTCCTGTTTTCAGTTGATAGTCAGCCCCTCACTAACCGGCATGTGGATATGAACTTCCTGTTTTCAGTTGATAGTCAGCCCCTCACTAACCGGCATGTTGATATGAACTTCTTGTTTTCAGTTGATAGTCAGCCCCTCACTAACCGGCATGTGGATATGAACTTCTTGTTTTCAGTTGATAGTCAGCCCCTCACTAACCGGCATGTGGATATGAACTTCTTGTTTTCAGTTGATAGTCAGCCCCTCACTAACCGGCATGTGGATATGAACTTCTTGTTTTCAGTTGATAGTCAGCCCCTCACTAACCGGCATGTGGATATGAACTTCTTGTTTTCAGTTGATAGTCAGCCCCTCACTAACCGGCATGTGGATATGAACTTCTTGTTTTCAGTTGATAGTCAGCCCCGCACTAACCGGCATGTTGATATGAACTTCTTGTTTTCAGTTGATAGTCAGCCCCTCACTAACCGGCATGTTGATATGAACTTCTTGTTTTCAGTTGATAGTCAGCCCCTCACTAACCGGCATGTGGATATGAACTTCTTGTTTTCAGTTGATAGTCAGCCCCTCACTAACCGGCATGTGGATATGAACTTCTTGTTTTCAGTTGATAGTCAGCCCCTCACTAACCGGCATGTTGATATGAACTTCTTGTTTTCAGTTGATAGTCAGCCCCTCACTAACCGGCATGTTGATATGAACTTCTTGTTTTCAGTTGATAGTCAGCCCCTCACTAACCGGCATGTGGATATGAACTTCTTGTTTTCAGTTGATAGTCAGCCCCTCACTAACCGGCATGTGGATATGAACTTCTTGTTTTCAGTTGATAGTCAGCCCCTCACTAACCGGCATGTTGATATGAACTTCTTGTTTTCAGTTGATAGTCAGCCCCTCACTAACCGGCATGTGGATATGAACTTCTTGTTTTCAGTTGATAGTCAGCCCCTCACTAACCGGCATGTTGATATGAACTTCTTGTTTTCAGTTGATAGTCAGCCCCTCGCTCACAGGCATGTGGATATGAACTTCTTGTTTTCAGTTGATAGTCAGCCCCTCGCTCACAGGCATGTGGATATGAACTTCTTGTTTTCAGTTGATAGTCAGCCCCTCACTAACCGGCATGTGGATATGAACTTCTTGTTTTCAGTTGATAGTCAGCCCCTCACTAACCGGCATGTTGATATGAACTTCTTGTTTTCAGTTGATAGTCAGCCCCTCGCTCACAGGCATGTTGATGTGCGCGCTGAGCAGGGGCGCGCTGCTGCCCTCCTGCAGCACGAACACTTTGATGATGTCAGAGATGCCCTTGTCGCTGCTGCACTCCACGAAGGTTTCCACGGGGTAAACGACGCCGGGCACCAGCAGCGGGATCCTCATGTACGGCGTCCGCATGCGGTACAGACTCTCGTCGTACAGGAAGCTGACGGCCAGGTTGGCGACGGGTCGACACGCCGCCGTGTTCTGGACGTTCAGCGTGAGTTTGAAGGCCGGACCGAGGCCCTGCACCACGGCGTTCATCTTCAGAGGCTCGCTGAGGCGGCAGGACATCGGAGTCAGGCTGGACTCCAGAGCCTTGGGGTGAGACACGTTTATTCATGCATCCATTCAACACAAGCaattcaaagcgctttacaaaaatgaaagacatcaaaggtcacctattatgcaaaatccactttttaagTATTTCTCCCTGAATACTAAGGCATTTAccttgtttttgtttacacttAGTCTATTGGGTTTTTCAACAGCATCCACTTATTCTCTCAGAGTCTCAAAAGAAGGTAAACAAATCTTCACTTTATAGAACAATAGGTagcaatgtaaatactgctgAACACCAAACACAATCCCACAGACACAGAAACAGACAAACTCAAAATGAACAATGAAAGAACAGAAACCAGTCCTCCACCTTGACGTATGCGCCGGCGGCGGCCAGGCGCAGGCGGCTCAGGTCCATCTGGAAGGCCCGGTGCATGGCGGCGCCGCTCTCTCGCTCCCGCAGCGTCTGGTCCACGTACAGCTTGGTCTTCTTGGGCACGTTGAGCCGGACGCTCTGAGCCAGCGGCGGCCCGGCCGCGGCCGCGCGGTCCTCGAAGGAAGCCGTCCTCTTCAGGATGTTCACGATCAGACCGCCGTCCTGAGAGGGACCGGAGGATGAAAGCCTCTTTAAAGGACACAGCACACACATTCACCCATAACAtgcatctgtttgcaacttatatcaATATCCAGTTACTTGTATCTCGACTATTCTCAAactatttctattatattctatttgTATTCACTTGCACTATTTGATCTGTTGAGCCTGTGACCTTCACTGTAGCTCTGCTCACATGACAATAACAGCCTCGACCTTGAAACACAGTGACATGTGTCCTCTGCTTTGAACCCATCCTGActaggggggggggtgtcaggtgccttgctcaggggcagcacggcagggcaggaggagaACTGGGACCTCTCAAGTACCTTGGTGGTCATGATGAGCGTCCCGTCCTCGCGCCCGTAGCGGCCGAAGCAGATGCTGGAGACCACCTCGGGGGTCTTGATGCTGCTCAGCAGGCTCTTGTCTCGGTACAGCTGGACCTCACAGTTAGCCAGACCCACCAGAACCGCCTGCAGACCCCGGGCCGGGAGCTCCATGGAGGCCATGGTGGTGATGGGAGCCGGGAGGAGGACGGTCCACAGCTTCTTCCCCTGGAGACACAGCAGACACTTCTCTCATCAGACTTATTGTTGCCCCCTGCTGGACGTTAGAGGTAAGGCACGTTCAAAGGTCcccgtgtgtcaggagactctcaaagtgatgtcttttctacatcactatgtgtccccggtgtgtccccggcgtGTCCCCGGCGTgtcccccggtgtgtccccggagTGTCCCCGGCGTGTCCCCGGCGTgtcccccggtgtgtccccggagTGTCCCCAGCGtgcccccggtgtgtccccagagtgtccccggtgtgtccccggagTGTCCCCGGCGTGTCCCCCGGAGTGTCCCCGGCGTGTCCCCGACTTGTTACTTTgactactcgagtaaaggatgtgtacttctacttgagtacaggatgtgtgtacttctacttgagtaaaggatgggtgtacttctacttgagtaaaggatgtgtacttctacttgagtacaggatgtgtgtacttctacttgagtacaggatgtgtacttctacttgagtacaggatgtgtacttctacttgagtaaaggatgggtgtacttctacttgagtacaggatgtgtacttctacttgagtacaggatgtgtgtacttctacttgagtaaaggatgggtgtacttctacttgagtaaaggatgtgtacttctacttgagtaaaggatgtgtacttctacttgagtaaaggatgtgtacttctacttgagtacaggatgtgtacttctacttgagtacaggatgtgtacttctacttgagtaaaggatgtgtacttctacttgagtacaggatgtgtacttctacttgagtaaaggatgtgtacttctacttgagtacaggatgtgtgtacttctacttgagtaaaggatgtgtacttctacttgagtacaggatgtgtacttctacttgagtaaaggatgtgtacttctacttgagtacaggatgtgtacttctacttgagtacaggatgtgtacttctacttgagtacaggatgtgtacttctacttgagtaaaagatgtgtacttctacttgagtacaggatgtgtacttctacttgagtaaaggatgtgtacttctacttgagtaaaggatgtgtgtacttctacttgagtaaaggatgtgtgtacttctacttgagtaaaggatgtgtacttctacttgagtaaaggatgtgtacttctacttgagtaaaggatgtgtacttctacttgagtaaaggatgtgtacttctacttgagtaaaggatgtgtacttcgacttgagtaaaggatgtgtgtacttctacttgagtaaaggatgtgtacttctacttgagtaaaggatgtgtacttctacttgagtaaaggatgtgtacttctacttgagtaaaggatgtgtacttctacttgagtacaggatgtgtacttctacttgagtacaggatgtgtacttctacttgagtacaggatgtgtacttctacttgagtaaaggatgtgtacttctacttgagtaaaggatgtgtacttctacttgagtaaaggatgtgtacttctacttgagtacaggatgtgtacttctacttgagtacaggatgtgtacttctacttgagtaaaggatgtgtacttctacttgagtaaaggatgtgtacttctacttgagtaaaggatgtgtgtacttctacttgagtaaaggatgtgtacttctacttgagtaaaggatgtgtgtacttctacttgagtaaaggatgtgtacttctacttgagtaaaggatgtgtgtacttctacttgagtaaaggatgtgtacttctacttgagtaaaggatgtgtacttctacttgagtaaaggatgtgtgtacttctacttgagtaaaggatgtgtacttctacttgagtaaaggatgtgtacttctacttgagtaaaggatgtgtacttctacttgagtaaaggatgtgtacttctacttgagtacaggatgtgtacttctacttgagtacaggatgtgtacttctacttgagtacaggatgtgtacttctacttgagtacaggatgtgtacttctacttgagtacaggatgtgtacttctacttgagtacaggatgtgtacttctacttgagtacaggatgtgtacttcgacttgagtacaggatgtgtgtactgctAATAACCCCACTGCTACCTTCTGGGTGAACCCCTGCAGGCTCTCGTCGGCGCAGCCCACCACCACGTTCTTCCCGACCCGCACCAGACCCACCGGGTGGCTCGACAGCTCGATGCAGTACTTCGGTTTCTCCGACTCCCTGCAGGGCGGCGACAAAAACACCAGCGTCACGTTTTAAATCAATCCACGCCTCAACGCCTGCTGGCCAGGAGGAGgatatgttgttgttttgtttcaacCATTTCACTCTGCAGCACTTTGAGTTGTGTTTACTCAAATGAAAAGTGCACTTATAAATAAAACTGACtattagattattattattatatgaggACATATCCCCCCCTTTATATACAGGGGAGGAAATACGTATTTGATCCCTTGCAGATTTTGTAAGTTTGCCCACTTACGAAGAAGTGAACAGTCTGTATTTTTAATGGTAGATGTATTTTAACAGTGAGAGAaagaatatcaaaaagaaaatccagaaattgACATTATATAAACGATAGAAATGTATTTGCATTTAactgggaaataagtatttgatcccctttCAACAAACAAGAACTTCTGGATCttctttttgatattcttatctcactgttaaaataaaccattcaaatatagaCTGGTTCGGGTTAGGGCAAACTTAGAAAATCTGCAGGGGATCGAATACTTATTTCCTCGCCTGTATCTCTGCATGCAATCAGctttaacggcccgtccacacggcagcgtcgcgtgcttcaacggagacgcttcccattcactttgaatggggtgccGTCACGCtctgccgaactgcattgtgggtccgtcgctcgcttcgaaagttgagaaaagttcaacttttcaagcgtcgacggaagcgccagccaatcaaatcatatgccagtgcaAGCGGTAGCCAATccaaccgcgtgcttgtgtgtccaggGCGGGAGatgaatgtgattggttgttggtcgcacgcCAGACACGCCCtctggcaagcttcaacgcacacgCCGTGTGGATGCGCCGTGTGGACGCGCCGTGTGGACGCGCCGTGTGGACGCGCCGTGTGGAcgcgccgtgtggacgggccttgCGAACCCGCCTTGCGGACGTGCCGTGATATAACTCTTAATATGTTGTTATTATTGAGTGGGTTTCCTGACCTGCGCAGGATGTAGATGTTTCCGTTGCGACACGCCACCGTGATGCGAAACTCAACGTCAAACTGCCCGGTAACATCCATCATGGTGGGGGGGGCGGGCAGCGACATCTGCAACACACGATAATCACTGTTAGGAGAGAGGGTACAAGTAcacactttactcaagtagaagtacacactttactcaagtacaagtacacactttactcaggtagaagtacaagtacatcctttactcaagtagaagtacagatactcgtgtttaaaaatactctggtgaaagtagaagtactgactaaacttctttactcaagtgaaagtaaagaggctttgaagtgtccttcagtagaaagtacccataactagcagctgctttaaagagtacctgacctccctttatatcaatagaacaataatgtcattgttagctaatgaatgtttccatggtgaccaacggcaacatgacaacgtttccattggtccctcttctttagagaagaccaggaagtgatggatacacggatcgtgatccaaccaataggcacgcagtgactctacagaataatgaccacgccccaacacacattcagactaaaggaaccagctgtctgggaaatgagagaagtagaaagtacaggtatttgagttcaacatgtaagaagtagaaagtacaggtatttgagttcaacatgtaagaagtagaaagtacaggtatttgagttcaacatgtgagaagtagaaagtacaggtatttgagttcaacatgtgagaagtagaaagtacaggtatttgtgttcaacatgtgagaagtagaaagtacaggtatttgagttcaacatgtaagaagtagaaagtacaggtatttgagttcaacatgtaagaag is part of the Pseudochaenichthys georgianus chromosome 24, fPseGeo1.2, whole genome shotgun sequence genome and harbors:
- the bbs1 gene encoding Bardet-Biedl syndrome 1 protein, translating into MLFTVITCIGTLKKSTADEDGVSCLVIGTESCDVFVLDPEAFIILSTMSLPAPPTMMDVTGQFDVEFRITVACRNGNIYILRRESEKPKYCIELSSHPVGLVRVGKNVVVGCADESLQGFTQKGKKLWTVLLPAPITTMASMELPARGLQAVLVGLANCEVQLYRDKSLLSSIKTPEVVSSICFGRYGREDGTLIMTTKDGGLIVNILKRTASFEDRAAAAGPPLAQSVRLNVPKKTKLYVDQTLRERESGAAMHRAFQMDLSRLRLAAAGAYVKALESSLTPMSCRLSEPLKMNAVVQGLGPAFKLTLNVQNTAACRPVANLAVSFLYDESLYRMRTPYMRIPLLVPGVVYPVETFVECSSDKGISDIIKVFVLQEGSSAPLLSAHINMPVSEGLTIN